One stretch of Cohnella algarum DNA includes these proteins:
- the kapB gene encoding kinase-associated lipoprotein B, translating to MNMEKNMEIGRIVKAGHKTGEYIGEIAEIDGKRTLVQILAVLQHPTQGDLHRPYDPDAPIFHERRASAYREKVWVPSTAVQPYDGAIPSYEETRRTALAAEMERMARLKRWSERSLELLEGLRKEYES from the coding sequence ATGAACATGGAAAAGAACATGGAAATCGGCCGAATCGTCAAAGCGGGCCATAAAACGGGAGAATACATCGGAGAGATCGCGGAGATCGACGGCAAAAGGACGCTCGTGCAAATATTGGCCGTGCTTCAGCATCCGACGCAAGGGGACCTGCACCGGCCTTACGATCCGGACGCCCCGATCTTTCATGAGCGCCGGGCTTCCGCTTACCGCGAAAAAGTATGGGTTCCGTCCACGGCCGTCCAGCCGTACGACGGAGCGATTCCTTCCTATGAAGAAACGCGCCGGACGGCGCTGGCGGCCGAGATGGAGCGGATGGCCCGCCTTAAACGGTGGTCCGAACGTTCGCTCGAACTGTTGGAAGGATTGCGAAAAGAATACGAAAGCTAA
- a CDS encoding MGDG synthase family glycosyltransferase encodes MRKKRVLLLSEGFGTGHTQAAHAISVGLRQLSPRIQTKVIELGTFLNPVIGPLILSAYRKTVSTSPKLVGKLYRNQYDKSLTRMKRFALHRIFYNHVSDVVGQLKPDIIVCTHPFPNAVVSRLKRLGLDVPLYTVITDYDAHATWVNPEVDMYLVSTSSVRNKLIARGISPNKIEVTGIPVHPNFWHPHDRAEILTQFGLADMPTVLIMGGGWGLLYSEQMVEYMTTYADKVQLILCVGNNEKAREKLQEDPKFQHPNIKIIGFTKEISKLMDVSDLLVTKPGGMTCTEGMAKGIPMLFYEPIPGQEEENLEYFVKHGFGESLTSVETIDRWLRLIQEPYAADQHRGTLLELRNAEYNPAKCSQAILELLE; translated from the coding sequence ATGCGTAAAAAACGAGTTCTGCTGCTTTCCGAAGGATTCGGCACCGGTCATACGCAAGCGGCCCACGCCATTTCGGTCGGGCTTCGGCAGTTGTCTCCCCGGATTCAGACGAAAGTGATCGAGCTGGGGACTTTTCTCAATCCGGTTATCGGGCCGCTGATCCTGTCGGCATACCGCAAAACCGTGAGCACCAGTCCAAAGCTGGTCGGCAAGCTTTACCGGAACCAGTACGACAAATCGTTGACCCGGATGAAACGGTTCGCCCTTCACCGGATTTTTTACAATCATGTTTCGGATGTCGTGGGACAGCTCAAACCGGATATTATTGTTTGCACGCATCCGTTTCCCAATGCGGTCGTCAGTCGGCTCAAGCGGCTCGGGCTCGATGTGCCTTTGTATACCGTCATTACCGATTACGACGCGCACGCCACCTGGGTTAACCCGGAAGTCGACATGTACCTGGTCAGCACCTCTTCCGTTCGCAACAAGCTGATCGCGCGCGGCATTTCGCCCAATAAAATCGAAGTGACCGGCATCCCGGTTCATCCGAATTTTTGGCATCCGCACGACCGCGCCGAAATTTTAACCCAGTTCGGATTGGCGGACATGCCGACCGTGCTCATTATGGGCGGGGGCTGGGGGCTCCTGTATTCCGAGCAAATGGTCGAGTATATGACGACCTATGCGGACAAGGTGCAGCTCATTCTGTGCGTCGGCAATAACGAAAAAGCCCGGGAAAAGCTGCAGGAAGACCCCAAATTCCAACATCCGAATATCAAAATCATCGGCTTCACCAAAGAAATCAGCAAGCTGATGGACGTCTCCGACCTGCTGGTGACGAAGCCCGGCGGCATGACGTGCACCGAAGGAATGGCCAAAGGCATTCCGATGCTGTTCTACGAGCCGATCCCGGGTCAGGAGGAAGAAAACCTGGAGTACTTCGTCAAGCATGGCTTCGGCGAGTCGCTCACGTCCGTCGAGACGATCGACCGCTGGCTGCGGCTGATTCAGGAGCCGTATGCGGCCGATCAGCACCGTGGAACGCTGCTGGAGCTGCGGAACGCGGAATACAATCCGGCCAAATGCTCGCAGGCGATTTTGGAGCTGCTGGAATAG
- a CDS encoding alginate lyase family protein, with amino-acid sequence MTQTKTLGYKELRKDPRFTVPLPADGDFFARELDLDRPELAEVRRLAAEGDAAGARDAYLRLIGSDEGGRYYFAFRDVPKLMKAAREAYGGGEEALAVIAEADRIVSGDIPLFKGKRAVFPRGAFDWNGWLYDSSQYQLHLTRFAYTKFLSRAYALTGDEIYAACFNEMIGHFLDDCPAPAGDAFRVQHNTWEPLSAGVRMFHLAEPFAIFFGSPSFAPEVKMKLVKSFAQHARYVRKYHADHGNHACMQLRGLIQVALLLPELREAGEWLAYGLREMPKYIRQNVYPDGVQFEASPNYHLVVMRDLYELVPLLRAAKLEASEYMETLENMFVVLNHLLTPEGELPRIGDTGASDVRELRDAMSLGAYLFGRPDFKFAGHARLPFALLWRLGPEAIERYGRLPSAPPSETAACFPVGGYVVSRQSWERGAMYMAMRAGVGINGHAHSDALGLVLYAGGKELVADSGMGLYEWNKERKYVVSTRAHNTVVVDGQDQHVRGLHWGAPPTAACKIWDFRSESRFDYVFASHYGYTRYEDPVIHSRKTLFVKNRYWLVVDLFEAKERHVYEQYFHLPPGEAVYDPTGRRIRTNGPDANALLVYPQPDADPGPKRFAATGSSPFIVLSDELILESGLYFEKSGYSANPVVKRAMSAVGKAELATVIVPFGTEAPAVSVRRLPVRADGRELAPWEATGLLVESDGWADAICLYHAHVPADSYLDHTGNPVKASLLPEPDVIGAFEFAGETWREDVIVKPVR; translated from the coding sequence ATGACGCAAACGAAGACGCTGGGTTACAAGGAACTGCGGAAGGATCCGCGCTTTACGGTGCCGCTGCCGGCCGACGGGGATTTTTTCGCGCGGGAGCTCGATCTTGACCGGCCGGAGCTTGCCGAGGTTCGGCGGCTTGCGGCCGAAGGGGACGCGGCGGGAGCGCGGGACGCCTACTTGCGGCTGATCGGGTCCGACGAGGGAGGGCGGTATTATTTCGCCTTTCGGGACGTGCCGAAGCTGATGAAGGCGGCTCGCGAAGCTTACGGCGGCGGGGAAGAGGCGCTGGCGGTCATTGCGGAAGCGGACCGGATCGTTTCGGGCGACATTCCGCTGTTCAAGGGAAAAAGGGCGGTTTTCCCCCGCGGCGCGTTCGACTGGAACGGCTGGCTTTACGACAGCTCGCAGTACCAGCTGCATTTGACGAGATTTGCGTATACGAAGTTTTTGTCCCGCGCTTACGCCCTGACGGGCGACGAAATTTACGCGGCATGCTTTAACGAAATGATCGGTCATTTCCTCGACGATTGCCCGGCCCCGGCGGGCGACGCGTTTCGGGTTCAGCACAATACGTGGGAGCCGCTTTCGGCAGGGGTTCGGATGTTCCATCTGGCGGAGCCGTTCGCGATCTTCTTCGGTTCCCCGTCGTTTGCGCCGGAAGTGAAAATGAAACTCGTCAAGTCGTTCGCGCAGCACGCCAGGTACGTACGGAAGTACCACGCCGATCACGGGAACCACGCCTGCATGCAGCTTCGGGGCCTGATTCAGGTCGCGCTGCTGCTGCCGGAACTGCGCGAGGCCGGCGAATGGCTCGCCTACGGGCTGCGGGAGATGCCGAAGTACATCCGGCAAAACGTGTATCCGGACGGCGTCCAGTTCGAAGCGAGCCCGAATTACCATCTGGTCGTCATGCGCGATTTGTACGAGCTGGTGCCGCTGCTCCGGGCGGCGAAGCTCGAGGCTTCCGAATACATGGAGACGCTGGAGAACATGTTCGTCGTGCTGAACCATCTGCTGACGCCGGAAGGGGAGCTGCCGCGAATCGGGGATACGGGCGCGAGCGACGTGCGGGAGCTGCGGGACGCGATGAGCCTCGGCGCGTATTTGTTCGGGCGGCCGGATTTCAAATTCGCGGGGCACGCGCGGCTGCCGTTCGCGCTGCTGTGGCGGCTCGGGCCGGAAGCGATCGAACGTTACGGCCGCCTCCCTTCGGCGCCGCCGAGCGAGACGGCCGCGTGCTTTCCCGTCGGCGGGTATGTCGTCTCCCGGCAGAGCTGGGAACGCGGCGCGATGTACATGGCGATGAGGGCCGGCGTCGGCATCAACGGCCACGCCCATTCGGACGCGCTCGGCCTCGTTCTTTACGCGGGCGGGAAGGAGCTCGTGGCGGATTCGGGCATGGGGCTGTACGAATGGAACAAAGAGCGGAAGTACGTTGTCTCGACCCGCGCGCACAATACGGTCGTCGTCGACGGCCAGGACCAGCACGTCAGGGGCCTCCATTGGGGAGCGCCGCCGACGGCCGCCTGCAAAATATGGGATTTCCGCAGCGAAAGCCGGTTCGATTACGTTTTCGCCAGCCACTACGGGTATACGCGCTACGAAGATCCGGTCATTCACTCCCGGAAGACGCTGTTCGTCAAAAACCGTTACTGGCTCGTCGTCGACCTGTTCGAGGCGAAGGAACGGCACGTGTACGAGCAATACTTCCATCTGCCTCCGGGAGAGGCCGTGTACGACCCGACCGGGCGCCGGATTCGCACGAACGGTCCGGACGCCAACGCGCTGCTCGTATACCCGCAGCCGGATGCGGATCCGGGACCGAAGCGTTTCGCCGCCACGGGATCAAGCCCGTTCATCGTGCTGTCCGACGAGCTGATCCTGGAATCGGGGCTCTATTTCGAGAAAAGCGGATATTCCGCCAATCCGGTGGTTAAGCGCGCGATGTCGGCCGTCGGCAAAGCGGAGCTTGCGACCGTTATCGTCCCTTTCGGTACGGAGGCACCGGCGGTAAGCGTCCGGCGTCTTCCGGTCCGGGCAGACGGGCGGGAGCTCGCGCCTTGGGAGGCGACGGGGCTGCTCGTCGAAAGCGACGGTTGGGCCGACGCGATCTGCCTGTATCATGCCCATGTGCCGGCGGATTCGTACCTGGACCACACGGGCAATCCGGTCAAAGCTTCGCTGCTGCCCGAGCCGGATGTCATCGGAGCGTTCGAGTTTGCCGGGGAAACCTGGCGCGAGGACGTGATTGTAAAGCCGGTTCGGTAA
- a CDS encoding carbohydrate ABC transporter permease — MKIKIPWFDSLNALLVVLFCLTVILPFLYIIAVSFSPPSESLAGNFYLWPKTWTLAAYDYLLQAPTFLKSLQNSVVITVLGTCVNLVVSITLAYALSKKFVPGRRFLLLFIFFTMIFHGGLIPNYLVVKSLGLIDSLWAIVLPAATSAFNIMVIRTFFQSLPESLDEAARIDGAGEFRILFSIVIPLSKPIIATFTLFFMVQYWNEFFSAIIYLNDTTQWPIQPLLRQMVAIGSSNISAEAAVDAQLAANLGPNVQNAAILLAMLPIVIVYPFLQKYFAKGAMLGSIKE; from the coding sequence ATGAAAATCAAAATTCCATGGTTCGACAGCTTGAACGCGCTGCTCGTTGTTCTGTTTTGCTTAACGGTGATCCTGCCGTTCCTGTACATTATCGCCGTCTCGTTCAGCCCTCCGTCCGAATCGCTTGCCGGCAATTTCTACTTGTGGCCGAAAACGTGGACGCTCGCCGCTTACGACTATTTGCTGCAGGCGCCGACCTTTCTGAAGTCGCTGCAAAACTCGGTCGTCATCACGGTGCTGGGAACGTGCGTCAATCTCGTCGTGTCGATTACGCTCGCTTACGCGTTGTCGAAAAAATTCGTGCCGGGCCGGCGGTTTCTGCTGCTGTTCATCTTTTTCACGATGATTTTTCACGGAGGGCTCATCCCGAACTATCTCGTCGTCAAAAGCCTGGGACTGATCGATTCGCTTTGGGCGATCGTGCTGCCGGCCGCGACGAGCGCCTTCAACATCATGGTCATCCGGACGTTTTTTCAGAGCTTGCCGGAAAGTCTCGACGAGGCGGCGCGAATCGACGGAGCGGGGGAATTCCGCATTTTGTTTTCGATCGTCATTCCGCTATCCAAGCCGATTATCGCGACGTTCACCCTGTTTTTCATGGTGCAATACTGGAACGAGTTTTTCTCGGCGATCATCTATCTGAACGATACGACGCAGTGGCCGATTCAGCCTTTGCTGCGGCAGATGGTGGCGATCGGGTCCTCGAACATTTCGGCGGAAGCCGCGGTCGACGCGCAGCTTGCGGCCAATCTCGGCCCCAACGTGCAAAACGCCGCGATCCTGCTGGCCATGCTGCCGATCGTTATCGTCTACCCGTTTTTGCAAAAGTATTTCGCCAAAGGAGCCATGCTGGGCTCGATCAAGGAATAG
- a CDS encoding ABC transporter permease, whose translation MKRLWPFYLLAAPGILYFVVFHYAPMWGLLLAFKDYSPFIGIWDSPWVGLQHFRDFFSTDDFFMLLRNTLLLSFYNLIVFFPVTIILAIMLSEIKFGPFKRVSQTVVYLPHFLSWVVIYGMTISFFGPSGVINNLLEDWFGTSAMFLVSNEWFRPLVVFQAIWKDAGWGTIIFLAALAGINPELYEAAKVDGANRFQNIWHITLPSLKSTIVILLLLRLGSSLDSNFMQIFLMTNSLNLDVSNVFDLYVYHVGLEQFDYSFGITVGMFKSVVSLILVVAANYAARWLGEDGIF comes from the coding sequence ATGAAGCGGTTGTGGCCCTTTTATTTGCTGGCCGCTCCCGGAATTCTTTATTTCGTCGTCTTTCATTACGCCCCGATGTGGGGACTGCTGCTCGCGTTCAAGGATTACAGCCCGTTTATCGGCATATGGGACAGCCCCTGGGTCGGGCTTCAGCATTTCCGGGATTTTTTCAGTACGGACGATTTTTTCATGCTGCTCCGAAACACGCTGCTGCTGAGCTTTTACAATTTGATCGTGTTCTTTCCGGTGACGATCATTCTGGCCATCATGCTGAGCGAAATTAAATTCGGTCCGTTCAAGCGCGTTTCGCAAACGGTCGTTTATCTTCCCCACTTTTTGTCCTGGGTCGTCATCTACGGGATGACGATCTCCTTCTTCGGTCCTTCCGGAGTCATCAACAACCTGCTCGAGGATTGGTTCGGGACGAGCGCAATGTTCCTCGTCAGCAACGAATGGTTCCGTCCGCTCGTCGTGTTCCAGGCGATCTGGAAGGACGCGGGGTGGGGAACGATCATTTTCCTCGCGGCGCTGGCCGGCATTAACCCGGAGCTGTACGAGGCGGCCAAGGTCGACGGTGCGAACCGCTTTCAAAATATTTGGCACATTACGCTGCCGAGCCTGAAATCGACGATTGTCATCCTGCTGCTGCTGCGGCTCGGATCGTCGCTCGATTCGAACTTCATGCAAATTTTCCTGATGACGAACAGCCTGAATCTGGACGTCTCCAACGTATTCGACTTGTACGTCTATCACGTCGGCCTGGAGCAGTTCGACTACAGCTTCGGGATCACGGTCGGCATGTTCAAATCGGTCGTCAGCCTGATTCTGGTGGTTGCGGCGAATTATGCGGCCAGATGGCTCGGCGAAGACGGGATTTTCTAG
- a CDS encoding extracellular solute-binding protein codes for MKGKKKLLLSLAAFTLAGAALAGCSGNNGGAAGNSSAGGSSAQPGSSQQAGAAPTEIKAMTILFGDPPVTEGNKAKEDLEKRANVKLDISFVPSEAYKDKLSVAVSAGDSYDLLLMEGGKDDKFVNLVQMGAFHDLTPYLENTENIKLIDEKVWNNVRVEGKVYGIPRPRGLYGGGEASFLIRKDWLDKYNLAVPKTLDELTHALEVFKENDPAGGGKTVPLALFGAEGASAPGPFAGTLPIKFALGMPYDWAVENGQAVRDAETPEQKAYLDWLREAWSKGLIDKDAPVLKNQQQSRNKFLAGVAGVFAGNVSDMLETNMEKLKQADPNAEVAIIDVLEGPNGDKGVAVLGGYYGLWAIPSSVPEEKVQKIVDFLDFTASEENVAFSKAGIIGVHSSEFKDGIAVQTEEQKKQYDLDKPSQFILENRVDPYVYANSKVPEILEMQKKSLDTISQFGIANPFLPYNSPTAAKNPDSFKKMSAVMTQYVLGEAEWPAVQAEIDAWAGGVGAQIKQELLDQYNADQQ; via the coding sequence ATGAAAGGGAAAAAAAAGCTTTTGCTCTCTTTGGCGGCGTTTACGCTGGCCGGAGCCGCGCTTGCGGGATGTTCCGGCAATAACGGAGGAGCGGCCGGCAATTCTTCCGCGGGCGGTTCGTCCGCGCAGCCGGGTTCGTCCCAGCAGGCAGGAGCGGCGCCGACCGAAATCAAGGCGATGACGATTTTGTTCGGGGATCCGCCCGTGACGGAAGGCAACAAGGCGAAGGAAGATCTGGAAAAGCGCGCGAACGTCAAGCTGGACATCTCGTTCGTTCCTTCCGAAGCCTACAAGGATAAGTTGTCCGTAGCCGTGTCGGCGGGCGATTCGTACGATCTTCTGCTGATGGAGGGCGGGAAGGACGACAAATTCGTCAATCTGGTGCAAATGGGCGCGTTCCACGATTTGACCCCTTATTTGGAAAATACCGAAAACATCAAGCTGATCGACGAAAAGGTATGGAACAACGTCAGGGTGGAAGGCAAGGTATACGGCATTCCCCGCCCGCGCGGCCTGTACGGCGGCGGCGAGGCGAGCTTCCTGATCCGCAAGGACTGGCTGGACAAATACAATCTGGCCGTTCCGAAGACGCTGGACGAACTGACCCATGCGCTCGAGGTGTTCAAGGAGAACGATCCGGCCGGCGGCGGCAAAACCGTCCCGCTCGCCCTGTTCGGAGCGGAAGGCGCAAGCGCCCCGGGACCGTTCGCCGGCACGCTGCCGATCAAGTTCGCGCTCGGCATGCCGTACGATTGGGCGGTCGAGAACGGCCAGGCGGTCCGCGACGCGGAAACGCCGGAGCAAAAGGCGTACCTGGATTGGCTGCGGGAGGCCTGGAGCAAGGGCCTGATCGACAAAGACGCTCCCGTGCTGAAAAACCAGCAGCAGTCCAGAAACAAGTTTTTGGCCGGCGTCGCGGGCGTGTTCGCCGGAAACGTCTCCGACATGCTGGAAACGAACATGGAAAAGCTCAAGCAAGCCGACCCGAACGCGGAAGTCGCGATCATTGACGTGCTCGAAGGCCCGAACGGCGACAAAGGGGTAGCGGTTCTCGGCGGCTATTACGGCCTGTGGGCGATTCCGAGCTCCGTGCCGGAGGAGAAGGTGCAGAAAATCGTCGACTTCCTCGATTTCACCGCCTCGGAGGAGAACGTCGCCTTCTCGAAGGCAGGCATCATCGGCGTGCATTCGAGCGAATTCAAGGACGGCATCGCCGTGCAGACGGAGGAACAGAAGAAGCAGTACGACCTCGACAAGCCGTCGCAGTTCATTTTGGAAAACCGGGTCGACCCGTACGTGTACGCGAACTCGAAGGTGCCGGAAATTTTGGAAATGCAGAAGAAGTCGCTGGATACGATCAGCCAGTTCGGCATTGCCAACCCGTTCCTGCCGTACAACTCGCCGACCGCGGCGAAAAATCCGGACAGCTTCAAGAAGATGAGCGCGGTCATGACGCAGTACGTGCTAGGCGAAGCCGAATGGCCGGCCGTTCAGGCCGAAATCGACGCCTGGGCCGGCGGAGTCGGCGCGCAAATCAAGCAGGAGCTGCTCGACCAATACAATGCGGACCAACAATAG
- a CDS encoding sensor histidine kinase encodes MASPFFHFLTKSFYAKMIAVMFAVSIVPLIVLSVISISVSSTTVESQVNRLNAQLVNQIVDRVELTMTRLRELSGQYSSISSIQSALVAPSAQYFDDVVRKRDLISVLGTASAVIGNVEGLQVYSAVTGEVLSSADAPSALGDSPYKPVFDLFLASGENNLFLDKESFPGLELLDNSTYYVSRLPIEPYEDMKGALLISMSNAEFLRQIQNIQLGSRGSVSLLTQNGATVATTSKLGAEEDAERIRHILRQWQDAGKPDQFAMDASIISVKQTSTYDKWIVVSEIPSGELNRSSDIIRKTVTYFLVVLILVGLLAIVGFGYQLYRPLQAIKRQVAAFKKGRFDARVTRFANNEIGELGRMLNAMAGRIQELLADLQQSEDLKRRLEIRALQSQINPHFMYNTLNTIRMFAMLKDYDKINAIMGRLVSMLRYSMENVDQTVPLRQELDYVRDYIELLNTRYKCRLTLRDEIEPELADMEVPKLSLQPLVENSVFHGILPRKAEDGHIDVRVRAVPEEGSILLEIEDDGIGMEKNSLEKLKLHLLREQLGENIGLLNVWLRLRLLFGKGTHFELDGAEGEGMRIRFLLPAEAVHVKEVADEQG; translated from the coding sequence ATGGCATCCCCGTTTTTTCATTTTTTGACCAAAAGCTTTTACGCAAAAATGATTGCCGTCATGTTCGCCGTGTCTATCGTACCGTTAATCGTATTGTCCGTCATCTCCATCTCGGTATCCAGCACGACCGTCGAAAGCCAGGTCAACCGGCTGAACGCGCAGCTGGTCAACCAGATCGTCGACCGGGTCGAGCTGACGATGACGAGGCTCCGCGAGCTCAGCGGCCAATACTCGTCGATCTCGTCCATCCAAAGCGCGCTCGTCGCGCCTTCCGCCCAATATTTCGACGACGTCGTGCGAAAGAGGGATCTGATCTCCGTCCTGGGCACGGCGTCCGCCGTCATCGGCAACGTGGAAGGGCTGCAGGTGTATTCCGCCGTGACGGGCGAGGTGCTGTCTTCGGCGGACGCCCCGAGCGCGCTCGGGGATTCGCCCTACAAGCCGGTGTTCGATCTTTTTCTCGCTTCGGGCGAAAACAACCTGTTCCTCGACAAGGAGTCGTTTCCCGGCCTCGAATTGCTCGACAATTCGACGTATTACGTCAGCCGCCTCCCGATCGAGCCCTACGAGGACATGAAAGGCGCGCTGCTCATTTCCATGAGCAATGCGGAATTTTTGCGCCAGATTCAAAATATCCAGCTGGGGTCCCGGGGCTCGGTGTCCTTGCTGACGCAAAACGGGGCCACGGTCGCCACGACAAGCAAGCTCGGCGCGGAAGAGGATGCCGAGCGCATCCGGCATATTTTGCGGCAATGGCAGGACGCCGGGAAGCCGGACCAATTCGCGATGGACGCTTCGATCATCTCGGTCAAGCAGACGTCCACCTACGACAAATGGATCGTCGTTTCGGAAATTCCGTCCGGGGAGCTGAATCGAAGCTCGGACATCATTCGCAAAACCGTGACGTATTTCCTCGTCGTTCTCATTCTGGTCGGCCTGCTCGCCATCGTCGGCTTCGGCTACCAGCTGTACCGGCCGCTGCAGGCGATCAAGCGCCAGGTGGCCGCCTTCAAAAAAGGGCGCTTCGACGCCCGCGTCACCCGGTTCGCGAATAACGAGATCGGGGAGCTCGGACGGATGCTGAACGCGATGGCCGGCCGGATCCAGGAATTGCTTGCGGACCTGCAGCAATCGGAGGATTTGAAGCGGAGGCTGGAAATCCGGGCGCTCCAGTCCCAGATCAACCCGCACTTTATGTACAACACGCTGAACACGATCCGCATGTTCGCCATGCTGAAGGATTACGACAAGATCAATGCGATCATGGGGCGGCTCGTCTCGATGCTTCGCTACTCGATGGAAAATGTCGACCAGACCGTTCCGCTGCGGCAGGAGCTGGATTACGTCCGCGACTACATCGAGCTGCTCAATACGCGCTACAAGTGCCGGTTGACGCTTCGCGACGAAATCGAGCCGGAGCTTGCGGACATGGAAGTTCCGAAGCTGAGCCTGCAGCCGCTCGTCGAAAATTCGGTATTTCACGGGATTTTGCCCAGGAAGGCGGAGGACGGCCATATCGACGTCCGGGTACGCGCGGTTCCGGAAGAAGGGAGCATCCTGCTGGAAATCGAGGACGACGGGATCGGCATGGAGAAAAACAGCCTGGAAAAGCTGAAGCTGCATTTGCTGCGCGAGCAACTGGGGGAAAATATCGGACTGCTGAACGTCTGGTTGCGGCTGCGGCTCCTGTTCGGCAAGGGGACGCATTTCGAGCTGGACGGCGCGGAGGGAGAAGGAATGCGCATCCGCTTCCTGCTTCCCGCCGAGGCGGTTCACGTAAAGGAGGTTGCCGATGAACAAGGCTAA
- a CDS encoding response regulator transcription factor: MNKAKVILVEDELPARTVFRQMIGERDDLFELVGEAEDGRDGLDLFWAHRPHVIVTDITMPGMNGLDMLREIENSGEPQPQKIILTCHQDFHYAKQAIQLKAASYLLKDDCLSDPKLLTRTMEELTSRLASIDRNRQKQLQLERQVRSNEIEIERNLFLDMLRSPAAEEKWLENLESSGFPQRGGRLHAILLELDSGSLRFSLDQLEELKLWQFAGVNVLRELLGGFPARKVISLDKGRFLALYAAGPELQAFPVAIDQVIRSFHAFLKMNAFALHIASDKGLAEWTAALRKLAAAPYPFFYGGSRTAGIGECDGLNRFERVPEPYGRHWNKLLKQALLESRLTEAPLEKERASFFRQAKEQNWEPEQIKSLYGRVFLELSRFAPEAGQRSGLEAEFRKKLDQSQTFQAVHDTTVACFRQLQQQQGDAKKIDASIAALVQKMHEDLSYPYKLEELAASINYSVPYFSAMFKKTTGESFIHYLTRLRIEKAKLLLLTTDQKTFEIAEAVGFENYRSFNRIFKKETGMSPSDFRKG; this comes from the coding sequence ATGAACAAGGCTAAAGTCATTCTCGTGGAAGACGAACTTCCGGCCAGAACCGTGTTCCGGCAAATGATCGGGGAACGGGACGATTTGTTCGAGCTCGTCGGCGAAGCGGAGGACGGCCGCGACGGCTTGGACCTGTTTTGGGCGCACAGGCCCCACGTCATCGTGACCGACATTACGATGCCCGGCATGAACGGTCTCGACATGCTGCGCGAAATCGAAAACAGCGGGGAGCCCCAGCCGCAAAAAATCATTTTGACCTGCCATCAGGATTTTCATTACGCGAAGCAGGCCATTCAGCTCAAGGCCGCTTCCTATCTGCTCAAGGACGACTGTCTGTCCGATCCGAAGCTGCTGACCCGGACGATGGAGGAGCTGACGTCCCGGTTGGCGTCTATCGACCGGAACCGGCAAAAGCAGCTTCAGCTGGAGCGGCAGGTCAGATCCAACGAGATCGAAATCGAGCGGAATCTTTTTCTCGATATGCTGCGCAGTCCCGCCGCCGAGGAAAAATGGCTGGAAAACCTCGAGTCGTCCGGCTTTCCGCAGCGCGGCGGGCGGCTTCACGCCATCCTGCTCGAGCTCGACAGCGGCTCCCTGCGCTTCTCGCTCGACCAGCTCGAAGAACTGAAGCTGTGGCAGTTTGCCGGAGTGAACGTGCTCAGGGAGCTGCTCGGCGGCTTTCCGGCGCGCAAGGTGATTTCGCTGGACAAGGGACGGTTTCTGGCGTTATACGCGGCGGGTCCGGAGCTTCAGGCGTTTCCGGTCGCGATCGACCAGGTGATCCGTTCGTTTCATGCGTTTTTGAAAATGAACGCCTTCGCCCTGCATATCGCGTCGGATAAGGGGCTTGCGGAGTGGACGGCGGCGCTTCGAAAGCTCGCGGCGGCCCCCTACCCGTTTTTTTACGGCGGCAGCCGGACGGCCGGGATCGGGGAATGCGACGGCTTGAACCGGTTCGAGCGGGTGCCGGAGCCGTACGGCAGGCACTGGAACAAGCTGCTGAAGCAGGCGCTGCTGGAATCGCGCCTGACCGAAGCGCCGCTGGAGAAGGAGCGGGCCTCCTTTTTCCGTCAGGCGAAGGAGCAAAACTGGGAACCGGAGCAAATTAAATCGCTGTACGGGAGGGTTTTTCTGGAATTGAGCCGGTTTGCGCCGGAAGCCGGGCAAAGATCGGGACTGGAGGCCGAATTCCGCAAAAAGCTCGACCAGAGCCAGACGTTCCAGGCCGTGCACGATACGACCGTCGCCTGCTTCCGCCAGCTGCAGCAGCAGCAGGGCGACGCGAAAAAAATCGACGCCTCCATTGCGGCGCTCGTTCAAAAAATGCACGAGGATTTGAGCTACCCCTACAAGCTGGAGGAGCTCGCCGCGTCGATCAATTACAGCGTCCCTTACTTCAGCGCCATGTTCAAAAAAACGACCGGGGAAAGCTTCATCCACTATTTGACTCGCCTGCGGATCGAAAAGGCGAAGCTGCTGCTGCTGACGACCGACCAGAAAACGTTCGAAATCGCCGAGGCGGTCGGCTTCGAAAACTACCGGTCGTTCAACCGCATTTTCAAGAAAGAAACCGGGATGTCCCCGTCGGATTTTCGGAAAGGGTAA